One genomic region from Chthonomonas calidirosea T49 encodes:
- a CDS encoding MlaE family ABC transporter permease, protein MQRAITKEEGTPTKPSRILSLLQAGLAFVGDNATLAAESARALLGGGLALRDLVVQMASLGSDSIWIVVVIASATGAVFAYYVANISLSVGYTGFVGGSIAYAFLNELGPVLGSVAFAARVGAAIAAEIGTMVVTEQVDALRAMAVSPVRYLVLPRLLACITMLPLLIVFADGAGIYGGYLFAGLRGVPHVDYINSIYTYVKPFDLINGLIKSICFGAIVGLVACQQGLRTQGGATGVGRATTSSVVWCVLLIFVADVFLTPLLTGRVQLP, encoded by the coding sequence ATGCAGAGGGCAATAACCAAGGAAGAGGGTACCCCAACAAAACCGTCACGCATTCTTTCTCTGTTGCAAGCAGGGCTTGCCTTTGTCGGTGACAACGCTACCCTTGCGGCCGAATCGGCGCGGGCGCTGCTAGGAGGGGGGCTTGCCTTGCGTGACCTGGTAGTGCAGATGGCCTCGCTCGGCTCCGACTCGATCTGGATCGTTGTGGTGATCGCGTCGGCCACCGGCGCCGTGTTTGCCTACTATGTGGCCAATATCTCCCTTTCTGTGGGTTATACCGGGTTTGTGGGAGGATCTATTGCCTACGCCTTCCTCAACGAGCTGGGGCCGGTGCTCGGCAGCGTGGCTTTTGCTGCTCGTGTGGGAGCTGCCATTGCCGCCGAAATTGGCACCATGGTGGTGACCGAACAGGTGGATGCACTGCGGGCCATGGCCGTTTCACCCGTGCGCTACCTTGTTTTGCCACGTTTGCTTGCTTGTATCACCATGCTGCCGTTACTAATCGTTTTCGCCGATGGGGCAGGTATCTATGGGGGGTATCTGTTCGCCGGTCTGCGTGGCGTACCTCATGTAGACTACATCAACTCGATTTATACCTACGTTAAGCCCTTTGACCTTATCAATGGCCTTATCAAATCGATCTGTTTTGGAGCCATTGTGGGGCTGGTGGCCTGCCAGCAGGGGTTGCGGACTCAAGGGGGAGCGACCGGAGTAGGGCGAGCAACCACCTCTTCGGTGGTCTGGTGCGTACTGCTCATCTTCGTGGCCGATGTGTTTCTTACTCCACTTCTTACCGGTCGTGTGCAGCTACCATGA